A genomic stretch from Terriglobia bacterium includes:
- a CDS encoding electron transfer flavoprotein subunit beta/FixA family protein, with translation MKILVGIKHVPDTEAKVRVAADGVSLDEAGVKMVPSPFDEYALEEALRIREARGGEVVVVCAGKASAQASLRQGLAMGADRAVLIQDDRLDRADGLARARALAAVARAEAPDLILLGKYGVGTDEGQTGPMLAEILDLPHTSAVTSLTLGDRMFGARREIEGAVEVVEGSLPAVISCEKGLNEPRYPSLKGIMAAKKKPLDLKAPADLGLDPDDLVPGRRVAWEALALPPARKGGRVLDGDVATSARELARLLREEAKVI, from the coding sequence ATGAAGATCCTGGTGGGCATCAAGCACGTCCCCGACACCGAGGCCAAGGTCAGGGTCGCGGCGGACGGTGTTTCTCTGGACGAGGCCGGCGTCAAGATGGTTCCCTCCCCGTTCGACGAGTACGCCCTGGAGGAGGCGCTGCGCATTCGGGAGGCGCGGGGCGGCGAGGTGGTCGTGGTCTGCGCGGGAAAGGCGTCGGCTCAGGCCTCGCTCAGGCAGGGACTCGCCATGGGGGCCGACCGCGCCGTCCTGATCCAGGACGATCGGCTCGATCGGGCGGACGGCCTCGCCCGCGCGCGCGCCCTCGCGGCGGTGGCCCGGGCGGAGGCGCCGGACCTGATCCTCCTGGGCAAGTACGGGGTGGGAACCGACGAGGGGCAGACCGGCCCGATGCTGGCGGAGATCCTCGACCTTCCGCACACCTCCGCGGTGACGAGCCTGACCCTCGGCGACCGGATGTTCGGCGCCCGACGCGAAATCGAAGGGGCGGTCGAAGTGGTGGAGGGGAGCCTTCCCGCGGTGATCTCGTGCGAGAAGGGGTTGAACGAGCCGCGCTACCCGTCGCTGAAAGGGATCATGGCGGCCAAGAAGAAGCCGCTCGACCTCAAGGCACCCGCGGACCTCGGGCTCGATCCCGACGACCTTGTCCCAGGGCGAAGGGTCGCGTGGGAGGCGCTGGCGCTCCCGCCGGCGCGCAAGGGCGGGCGGGTCCTCGATGGAGACGTCGCGACGAGCGCTCGGGAGCTCGCGCGCCTGCTCCGGGAAGAGGCGAAGGTGATCTGA